The Blastomonas fulva genome contains a region encoding:
- a CDS encoding FdhF/YdeP family oxidoreductase, which translates to MTTDTSPDNGTDEHPDTVSYDGSTGGWGSMRGMVQTMAREMSSPGALATLATQNKTGGFMCTSCAWGKPKHPHAFEFCENGAKATLWELTSHRCPPEFFAEHTVSELRGWSDHDLEHVGRLTHPMRFDAASDHYVECSWDEAFTAIGAELRSIDPKSAVFYASGRASLETSYLYSLFARLYGHNNLPDSSNMCHETTSVTLNELIGSPVGTCVLQDFEECDAIFFFGQNTGTNSPRFLHPLQKAVERGCRIVTFNPIREKGLLSFTNPQRVGQMLTGSDTDLSCQYLQVRAGGDIAAIMGLCKYVFAQDDALGETVIDHDFIAQHCTGFDAFRARADATSWERIEQESGLSRADIEEAGRVYLGAERVIGVYGMGLTQHVHGFENIAMLVNLLLMRGHIGRKGAGICPVRGHSNVQGQRTVGISEKPELVPLDKLAEQFGFEPPRDTGMTTVEVCEAVLDGSAKAFIGLGGNFLRAIPDQGRVEPAWGQLQLTVQIATKLNRNHLFNGRTAYLLPCLGRSEEDIQASGPQTVTIEDSFSHIHGSLGHRTPASEHLMSETAIVAGIAKATLEANPLKTNPKVRWDAWTGDYALIRDLIAETYHEQFHDMNARMFEPGGFYRGNSARERIWKTDSGKAVFTAPQMLAATDMEDMPGRYRLVTVRSNDQFNTTIYGYSDRLRGIEGTRDVVLINPQDIAAAGLVAGQRISLLGDAEDGHDRRIDNLEVVPFDLPSGTIVGYYPELNPLIALSHHDRTSKTPASKAVPVRIAALGQAIAFGHGTLSRNTIAQRSAGGENEDR; encoded by the coding sequence ATGACGACCGACACCAGCCCCGACAATGGCACCGACGAGCATCCCGATACCGTTTCCTATGACGGATCCACCGGCGGCTGGGGCTCGATGCGTGGGATGGTGCAGACCATGGCGCGCGAAATGTCGTCCCCCGGCGCGCTGGCGACGCTGGCGACCCAGAACAAGACCGGCGGCTTCATGTGCACCAGCTGCGCCTGGGGCAAGCCCAAGCACCCGCATGCATTCGAATTCTGCGAAAACGGCGCGAAGGCGACGCTCTGGGAGCTGACCAGCCACCGCTGCCCCCCCGAATTCTTCGCCGAGCACACGGTGAGCGAGCTGCGCGGCTGGAGCGACCATGATCTCGAGCATGTCGGGCGCCTGACCCATCCCATGCGCTTCGATGCGGCGAGCGACCATTATGTCGAATGCAGCTGGGACGAGGCGTTCACCGCGATCGGCGCCGAGCTCAGGAGCATCGATCCCAAATCGGCGGTGTTCTACGCATCGGGCCGCGCGAGCCTGGAGACCTCGTACCTCTATTCGCTGTTCGCGCGCCTCTATGGCCACAACAACCTGCCCGACAGCTCCAACATGTGCCACGAGACGACCTCGGTGACGCTCAACGAGCTGATCGGGTCGCCGGTCGGCACCTGCGTGCTCCAGGATTTCGAGGAATGCGACGCGATCTTCTTCTTCGGGCAGAACACCGGCACCAATAGCCCGCGCTTTCTGCACCCGCTGCAAAAGGCGGTCGAGCGCGGCTGCCGGATCGTGACCTTCAACCCGATCCGGGAAAAGGGTCTGCTCAGCTTCACCAACCCGCAGCGCGTCGGCCAGATGCTGACCGGCAGCGACACCGATCTGAGCTGCCAGTATCTGCAGGTCCGCGCCGGTGGCGATATCGCCGCGATCATGGGGCTGTGCAAATATGTATTCGCGCAGGACGATGCGCTGGGCGAGACGGTGATCGACCATGATTTCATCGCCCAACACTGCACCGGCTTCGACGCCTTCCGCGCCAGGGCCGATGCGACATCCTGGGAGCGGATCGAGCAGGAATCGGGTCTGAGCCGCGCCGATATCGAGGAGGCGGGCCGCGTCTATCTGGGGGCCGAGCGGGTCATTGGAGTCTATGGCATGGGCCTCACCCAGCACGTCCATGGCTTCGAGAACATCGCGATGCTGGTCAACCTGCTGCTGATGCGCGGGCATATCGGGCGCAAGGGCGCAGGCATCTGCCCGGTGCGCGGGCATTCCAACGTCCAGGGCCAGCGCACCGTGGGCATTTCCGAAAAGCCCGAGCTGGTGCCGCTCGACAAGCTTGCCGAGCAGTTCGGCTTCGAGCCGCCGCGCGACACCGGAATGACCACGGTCGAGGTGTGCGAGGCGGTGCTCGACGGCAGCGCCAAGGCGTTCATCGGGCTGGGCGGCAACTTCCTGCGCGCCATTCCCGATCAGGGCCGGGTCGAGCCCGCCTGGGGCCAGCTGCAGCTCACGGTGCAGATCGCCACCAAGCTCAACCGCAACCATCTGTTCAACGGCCGCACCGCCTATCTGCTCCCGTGTCTCGGGCGCAGCGAGGAAGACATCCAGGCGTCCGGCCCGCAGACCGTGACGATCGAGGACAGCTTCAGCCATATCCATGGGTCGCTGGGCCATCGCACTCCCGCCAGCGAACATCTGATGTCCGAGACCGCGATCGTCGCCGGTATCGCCAAGGCGACGCTCGAGGCCAATCCCCTCAAGACCAATCCCAAGGTGCGCTGGGATGCTTGGACCGGCGATTACGCCCTGATCCGCGACCTGATCGCCGAGACCTATCACGAGCAGTTCCACGACATGAACGCCCGGATGTTCGAGCCCGGCGGCTTCTATCGGGGCAACAGCGCGCGCGAGCGCATCTGGAAGACCGACAGCGGCAAGGCGGTGTTCACCGCGCCGCAGATGCTCGCTGCGACCGATATGGAAGACATGCCGGGGCGCTACCGGCTGGTCACGGTCCGCTCCAACGACCAGTTCAACACCACCATCTATGGCTATAGCGACCGGCTGCGCGGGATCGAGGGGACGCGCGATGTCGTGCTGATCAACCCGCAAGACATCGCCGCCGCAGGCCTGGTCGCGGGGCAGCGGATATCGCTGCTGGGCGATGCCGAGGACGGGCATGATCGTCGCATCGACAATCTGGAGGTGGTGCCGTTCGATCTGCCTTCGGGGACGATCGTGGGCTATTATCCCGAGCTCAACCCGCTGATCGCACTGTCGCACCACGATCGCACCTCGAAAACTCCGGCCAGCAAGGCCGTTCCCGTGCGGATCGCGGCGCTGGGCCAGGCGATTGCCTTCGGCCACGGCACGCTGAGCCGGAACACGATCGCCCAGCGCTCAGCAGGGGGCGAGAACGAGGATCGGTAG
- the katG gene encoding catalase/peroxidase HPI: MDMKTSGMGGNCPFSNKDGGVRSLLGRTNRDWWPDSLQLDILTQNGTSPDPMGPDFDYAQAFAKLDYAALKADLKALMTDSQPWWPADYGHYGPFFIRMAWHSAGTYRTADGRGGSSSGQQRFAPLNSWPDNGNLDKARRLLWPIKQKYGKHISWADLFILTGNVAIESMGGPVFGFGGGRKDVFEPERDVYWGTEEAWVDTGAETRINPEKGWELENPLAAIQMGLIYVNPEGPGGNPDPLQSARDMRLTFERMAMNDEETVALTAGGHAFGKAHGAVPADQLSGAPESEAMELMGFGWATDAEQINTGHITTSGIEGAWTPNPTAWGGDYFRLLFKYDFELVRSPAGAQQWQPINPDPEDMAPDARDPSKRVPTMMTTADMALKMDPEYRKISERFRDDQAALDDAFARAWFKLTHRDMGPKVRYLGPEVPAEDLIWQDPVPAGTVPSQATVDGFKAAILASGHSISELVKAAWASASTYRRSDHRGGANGARVRLAPQKDWAVNDPEELAAVLATIDRLRGALSMADAIVLAGTAAVEKAARDAGFDVSVPFTGGRGDASAEQTDAESFEPLEPRADAFRNYLATKQSVKTEELMLDRAHLLGLSIPQMAVLVAGLRVLGANAGNSAHGVLTDRPGQLTNDFFVNLLDMGTAWKVVDTSSDEEFVGTDRATGEQRWTATRTDLVFGSNSQLRSVSEVYAERGNEAKFVDDFIAAWTKVMNADRFDVQ; the protein is encoded by the coding sequence ATGGACATGAAGACAAGCGGAATGGGCGGCAACTGCCCGTTTTCGAACAAGGATGGCGGCGTCAGATCGCTGCTGGGGCGGACCAACCGCGACTGGTGGCCCGACTCGCTGCAGCTCGATATCCTGACGCAGAACGGCACCTCGCCCGACCCGATGGGGCCGGATTTCGATTATGCGCAGGCCTTCGCCAAGCTCGATTATGCCGCGCTCAAGGCTGATCTCAAGGCGCTGATGACCGACTCGCAGCCCTGGTGGCCCGCGGATTACGGCCATTACGGCCCGTTCTTCATCCGTATGGCCTGGCACTCGGCGGGCACCTATCGCACCGCCGATGGCCGCGGCGGATCGAGCAGCGGCCAGCAGCGCTTCGCCCCGCTCAACAGCTGGCCCGACAACGGCAATCTCGACAAGGCGCGGCGCCTGTTGTGGCCGATCAAGCAGAAGTACGGCAAGCACATCAGCTGGGCCGATCTGTTCATCCTCACCGGCAATGTCGCGATCGAGTCGATGGGCGGCCCGGTGTTCGGCTTTGGCGGCGGCCGCAAGGACGTGTTCGAGCCCGAGCGCGATGTCTATTGGGGCACCGAGGAAGCCTGGGTCGATACCGGCGCGGAAACCCGCATCAATCCCGAAAAGGGCTGGGAGCTGGAAAACCCGCTCGCCGCGATCCAGATGGGGCTGATCTATGTCAACCCCGAAGGCCCGGGCGGCAACCCTGATCCGTTGCAATCGGCGCGCGACATGCGGCTGACCTTCGAGCGCATGGCGATGAACGACGAGGAAACCGTCGCACTGACCGCAGGCGGCCACGCTTTCGGCAAGGCGCACGGTGCGGTGCCGGCCGATCAGCTGAGCGGCGCGCCCGAATCCGAGGCGATGGAGCTGATGGGCTTTGGCTGGGCGACCGATGCCGAGCAGATCAACACCGGCCACATCACCACATCGGGGATTGAAGGGGCATGGACGCCCAACCCGACGGCCTGGGGCGGCGACTATTTCCGGCTGCTGTTCAAGTACGACTTCGAGCTGGTGCGCAGCCCGGCGGGCGCGCAGCAATGGCAGCCGATCAACCCCGACCCCGAGGACATGGCCCCCGACGCACGCGATCCTTCCAAGCGCGTGCCGACGATGATGACCACCGCCGACATGGCGCTGAAGATGGATCCGGAATATCGCAAGATCTCCGAACGCTTCCGCGACGATCAGGCGGCGCTCGACGATGCCTTTGCCCGCGCGTGGTTCAAGCTGACCCATCGCGACATGGGGCCCAAGGTCCGCTATCTCGGCCCCGAGGTTCCGGCAGAAGACCTGATCTGGCAGGATCCGGTGCCCGCCGGCACCGTGCCTTCGCAGGCGACGGTCGATGGCTTCAAGGCAGCGATCCTGGCGAGCGGCCACAGCATCAGCGAGCTGGTCAAGGCGGCCTGGGCATCGGCATCGACCTATCGCCGGTCGGACCATCGCGGCGGCGCCAACGGCGCGCGGGTAAGGCTCGCGCCGCAGAAGGATTGGGCGGTCAACGATCCTGAAGAGCTGGCAGCGGTGCTGGCGACGATCGATCGTCTGCGCGGGGCGCTGTCGATGGCCGACGCGATCGTGCTGGCTGGCACCGCAGCGGTCGAAAAGGCGGCACGCGATGCCGGGTTCGATGTCAGCGTGCCGTTCACCGGTGGCAGGGGCGATGCCAGCGCCGAACAGACCGATGCCGAGAGCTTCGAGCCGCTCGAGCCGCGGGCGGATGCGTTCCGCAACTATCTGGCAACCAAGCAGAGCGTGAAGACCGAAGAGCTGATGCTCGACCGCGCGCATCTGCTCGGCCTCTCGATCCCGCAGATGGCGGTGCTGGTGGCGGGTCTGCGCGTGCTGGGCGCCAATGCGGGCAACTCTGCGCATGGCGTGCTCACCGATCGGCCGGGGCAGCTGACCAACGACTTCTTCGTCAACCTGCTCGATATGGGCACGGCATGGAAGGTGGTGGACACCAGCAGCGACGAGGAGTTCGTCGGCACCGACCGCGCCACCGGAGAGCAGCGCTGGACCGCCACCCGCACCGATTTGGTGTTCGGTTCCAACTCGCAGCTGCGTTCGGTGTCCGAGGTCTATGCCGAGCGCGGCAACGAGGCGAAGTTCGTCGATGACTTCATCGCCGCCTGGACCAAGGTGATGAACGCCGACCGGTTCGACGTGCAGTAA
- a CDS encoding alpha/beta hydrolase: MDISRRHLTRLALGAGALSLLTGVVPGWLIHAATAASPAPDPLALVDGELREAARAMLAQTFPPISRETLPAVRASWVPPPLLSAPAPSVTVRQVPGPPGAPAVAVELIGARPDSTPRPAILHIHGGGMISGRARNMTSFSQTLAAEFDAVVVNVDYRLAPETPFPGPVLDNFAAFEWMVANAGELGIDPRRIAIMGESAGGGLAAMVAQMARDSRTVQPCLLVMLYPMLDDRTGSARMVPPHIGTIGWSAEANRFGWSSFLGVPAGSDSVPAGSVPARLIDLAGFPPSFIGVGTLDLFIDEDLEFGRRLIASGVPTQMHVSPGAYHAFDFVVPEARIAREFTQAWKSSLHTAFGSQA, translated from the coding sequence ATGGATATCAGTCGCAGGCATCTGACCCGGCTCGCACTTGGTGCAGGTGCGCTGTCACTGCTGACCGGCGTTGTGCCGGGCTGGCTGATCCACGCTGCCACGGCGGCGAGCCCCGCGCCCGACCCGCTGGCGCTGGTCGACGGCGAACTGCGCGAAGCTGCGCGCGCGATGCTGGCGCAGACCTTCCCGCCGATCAGCCGCGAGACGCTACCCGCGGTGCGCGCATCCTGGGTGCCGCCGCCGCTATTGAGCGCGCCTGCGCCCTCCGTGACGGTACGGCAGGTCCCCGGCCCGCCGGGCGCGCCTGCCGTGGCGGTCGAGCTGATCGGAGCGCGCCCTGACTCCACCCCGCGCCCGGCGATCCTGCACATCCATGGCGGCGGCATGATCTCGGGCCGCGCGCGCAACATGACTTCGTTCAGCCAGACACTGGCGGCGGAATTCGACGCGGTGGTGGTCAATGTCGATTATCGGTTGGCACCCGAAACCCCGTTTCCCGGCCCGGTGCTCGACAATTTCGCCGCGTTCGAATGGATGGTCGCCAACGCTGGCGAACTGGGAATCGACCCGCGGCGCATCGCCATCATGGGCGAGAGCGCAGGCGGCGGGCTGGCCGCGATGGTGGCGCAGATGGCGCGCGATTCGCGCACCGTTCAACCGTGCCTGCTGGTCATGCTCTATCCGATGCTCGACGACCGCACCGGCAGCGCCCGCATGGTCCCGCCGCATATCGGAACGATCGGCTGGTCGGCCGAGGCCAACCGTTTTGGCTGGTCGAGCTTTCTGGGTGTTCCGGCAGGATCGGACAGCGTGCCGGCAGGCAGCGTGCCTGCGCGGCTCATCGATCTTGCGGGCTTTCCGCCCAGCTTCATCGGCGTGGGCACGCTCGACCTGTTCATCGACGAGGACCTGGAATTCGGGCGCAGGCTGATCGCATCGGGCGTGCCGACGCAAATGCACGTCAGCCCCGGCGCCTATCACGCCTTCGATTTCGTGGTGCCCGAAGCGCGCATCGCGCGCGAGTTCACCCAGGCCTGGAAGTCGAGCCTGCACACCGCCTTCGGCTCGCAGGCCTGA
- a CDS encoding alpha/beta hydrolase fold domain-containing protein — MMVKAIAQMRRTVRGLAVLLLAAASLPSAQAQTAPSPPVKIDDDGTVHVPAMAVPVSSMLSPEAKQYLTDHLKAMQDPVQVQQNNGVPVFMEPYLAEAKAMFAYTLTERRIAGVRVFDYAPKAGIAKRNARRVLINLHGGGFMGCFPACAELESIPVATLGEIRVVSVDYRQGPEHKFPAASEDVAQVYRELLKTYPAANIGIYGCSAGGMLTGMATAWFQKHGLPRPGAVGILCAGLTTSANGFGGDADYMTAAVGEARPAPQWPPNGDAPWTALPYFAGSDPTDPLVAPGSSDEVLRQFPPTLIITGTRGFELSSAVNTHSRMVALGVDADLHVWEGLFHGFFYKPDMPESRQAYDVILKFFDRNLGQ, encoded by the coding sequence ATGATGGTCAAAGCAATCGCGCAGATGCGCCGTACAGTGCGGGGGCTGGCAGTCCTGCTGCTCGCAGCGGCGTCGCTCCCGTCAGCACAGGCGCAGACCGCGCCATCTCCACCCGTGAAGATCGACGATGATGGCACGGTGCACGTCCCGGCGATGGCGGTGCCGGTGTCCTCGATGCTCAGCCCCGAGGCGAAGCAGTATCTCACCGACCATCTCAAGGCGATGCAGGACCCGGTTCAGGTGCAGCAGAACAATGGCGTTCCGGTGTTCATGGAGCCCTATCTCGCCGAGGCCAAGGCGATGTTTGCCTACACCTTGACCGAACGCCGCATCGCCGGAGTGCGCGTGTTCGACTATGCGCCCAAGGCCGGAATCGCGAAGAGGAACGCGCGGCGGGTGCTGATCAACTTGCACGGTGGCGGCTTCATGGGCTGCTTTCCCGCCTGCGCCGAACTGGAGTCGATCCCCGTTGCGACATTGGGCGAAATCCGTGTGGTCTCGGTGGATTACCGTCAGGGGCCCGAACACAAGTTCCCTGCGGCGAGCGAGGATGTCGCACAGGTCTATCGCGAGCTGCTCAAGACCTATCCCGCTGCCAATATCGGCATCTACGGCTGTTCGGCGGGCGGAATGCTCACCGGAATGGCCACCGCATGGTTCCAGAAGCACGGTCTTCCGCGACCCGGCGCGGTCGGCATCCTGTGCGCGGGGCTCACCACCTCGGCCAACGGCTTTGGCGGCGACGCTGATTACATGACCGCAGCGGTGGGCGAGGCGCGGCCCGCCCCGCAATGGCCGCCAAACGGCGATGCCCCCTGGACCGCTTTGCCCTATTTCGCGGGCTCCGATCCCACTGATCCGCTGGTGGCGCCGGGCTCTTCCGACGAAGTGCTGCGCCAATTTCCGCCAACGCTGATCATCACCGGCACCCGCGGGTTCGAGCTATCCTCGGCGGTCAATACCCACAGCCGGATGGTGGCTCTGGGGGTCGATGCCGATCTGCATGTCTGGGAAGGGCTGTTCCACGGCTTTTTCTACAAGCCCGACATGCCCGAATCACGCCAGGCCTATGACGTGATCCTCAAATTCTTCGATCGCAATCTGGGGCAGTAG
- a CDS encoding alpha/beta hydrolase: MTITRRSFGIAALGAAVMPALFNAKGAAALAATPAIPAGTAPAKIDPLMLVDPELREGAELILSRPLPDPLDHKAILAMRQGVPPPAAPLPAPAPAIEMRRIPGTKGQPEVSIAVIGARRDGGNRPAVLHIHGGGFILGRMQDTFVASQQLAEELDCVVVEVEYRLSPETVFPGPLEDCHTALVWLHANAAELGVNPNSIAVMGESAGGGMAAMLAIAARDRGSVPLCYQVLIYPMLDDRTGTTRRVPPFIGTIGWNEAGNAVGWSSLMGVPAGSDRVPSGAVPARTSDLSGLPPTFIGVGAIDLFVDENIAYAQRLIAHAVPTQLLVVPGAYHGFDFIAPRSRASRTFIASWKLALGAAFRDRAAASG; encoded by the coding sequence GTGACAATCACGCGCAGATCGTTCGGCATCGCGGCCCTGGGCGCAGCGGTCATGCCTGCGCTGTTCAACGCCAAGGGTGCTGCGGCGCTCGCCGCGACACCTGCGATCCCTGCCGGCACTGCCCCTGCAAAGATCGATCCGCTGATGCTGGTCGACCCCGAATTGCGCGAGGGCGCCGAGCTCATCCTGTCGCGCCCGCTGCCCGATCCGCTCGATCACAAGGCCATATTGGCGATGCGCCAAGGCGTCCCGCCACCCGCCGCGCCACTGCCCGCACCTGCCCCCGCCATCGAGATGCGCCGCATCCCCGGCACGAAGGGCCAGCCCGAGGTCAGCATCGCGGTGATCGGCGCCAGGCGCGATGGCGGCAACCGCCCCGCGGTGCTGCACATCCATGGCGGCGGCTTCATCCTGGGCCGGATGCAGGACACGTTCGTCGCATCGCAGCAGCTGGCCGAAGAGCTCGACTGCGTGGTGGTTGAGGTCGAATACCGGCTGTCGCCCGAAACCGTGTTTCCCGGCCCGCTCGAGGATTGCCACACCGCATTGGTCTGGCTGCACGCCAATGCCGCCGAACTGGGCGTGAATCCCAACTCGATCGCGGTAATGGGCGAAAGCGCAGGCGGCGGCATGGCCGCGATGCTGGCGATCGCCGCGCGCGACCGCGGCAGCGTCCCGCTGTGCTATCAGGTGCTGATCTATCCCATGCTCGACGACCGCACCGGCACCACCCGCCGCGTGCCGCCGTTCATCGGCACCATTGGCTGGAACGAGGCAGGCAACGCGGTTGGATGGAGCAGCCTGATGGGGGTGCCCGCCGGAAGCGATCGCGTGCCGAGCGGCGCGGTGCCTGCGCGCACCAGCGATCTGTCCGGGCTGCCGCCGACCTTTATCGGCGTCGGCGCGATCGACCTGTTCGTCGATGAAAACATCGCTTATGCGCAAAGGCTGATCGCGCACGCCGTGCCGACCCAGCTGCTGGTGGTTCCGGGCGCCTATCATGGCTTTGATTTCATCGCCCCCAGATCCCGCGCATCACGCACCTTCATCGCCTCGTGGAAACTCGCGCTGGGCGCGGCTTTCCGCGACCGCGCCGCCGCATCGGGCTGA
- a CDS encoding TonB-dependent receptor, whose amino-acid sequence MKASFRFRAVRTRLAGAAAAAALFAVPAHAQDSASQDDDAPAGGEIVVTASKTGAVTLDKVPYAIQAFDGGTLKERNIRDGSDLIQLIPGASQAQEIGAGYRIFSFRGSGAGGPIGDGLIGYYLDDTPFGVPNNQAAPPVQYFDIEQVEVLRGPQGTLYGLGSSAGTIIYRTKNPDLDQVTYAGEVELSGTRSAGDPNYRGAAAFSVPIVPGKLGLRISGGYDRRSGTADIFAGAPTGVPRERNANDATAKDIQAVLLWQADDKTTVRTRAWYFSTDQKYLNVINSLDPPFASFQGDVVGFDRRRAWYASNTITREIGDFTLTNATSYQKSLPGGFQVGLNLGAPLGIGVLENGGDARNFVNELRLATSTPGPFKGVAGIFYQNARSLYTFNLTFPAFALSGRTITKTENAALFTEASYELFDGLITPLVGLRYFKDERESDSISNGVAVASRAKPDALTWRANIAINPSPDWMMFFNAGTGFRSGILQSQAQADAVIADGVPSDISLTPDKLRNLEVGVKGSLFDGALRVAVSLYDIKYTNIQSAFNTSIGLSAFANLGDGKAQGIDIEATWRTPLPGLTINAIGNINDSKFTRVRPAFAGADPRIANGLRLLNTPEHNFRLDASYERKIGNVELFATSSATFIGRSRLGDAVVDEIDPYELYQASLGVRFDRYEVRLFGDNLSDLRGPTSANGPTLLAGPRPRTFGITFRVNTN is encoded by the coding sequence ATGAAGGCCAGTTTCCGTTTCCGTGCCGTGCGCACCCGGCTTGCAGGCGCCGCAGCGGCTGCGGCGCTGTTTGCCGTCCCGGCGCATGCGCAAGACAGCGCATCGCAGGACGATGATGCCCCGGCGGGCGGCGAGATCGTCGTCACCGCCAGCAAGACCGGCGCGGTCACGCTCGACAAGGTGCCTTATGCCATCCAGGCGTTCGATGGCGGTACGCTCAAGGAACGCAACATCCGCGATGGCTCGGATCTCATCCAACTGATCCCGGGCGCATCGCAGGCGCAGGAAATCGGCGCGGGCTATCGCATCTTCTCGTTCCGCGGCTCGGGCGCAGGCGGCCCGATCGGCGATGGCCTGATCGGCTATTATCTCGACGACACCCCGTTCGGCGTGCCCAACAACCAGGCCGCGCCGCCGGTGCAATATTTCGATATCGAACAGGTGGAAGTGCTGCGCGGCCCCCAGGGCACGCTGTATGGCCTTGGTTCGTCGGCCGGCACGATCATCTATCGCACCAAGAACCCGGACCTGGACCAGGTGACCTATGCCGGCGAGGTCGAGCTGTCGGGCACGCGATCGGCAGGCGATCCCAATTATCGCGGTGCGGCGGCGTTTTCGGTGCCCATCGTTCCCGGCAAATTGGGCCTGCGGATCAGCGGCGGCTATGACCGCCGGTCGGGCACTGCCGATATCTTTGCCGGTGCCCCCACCGGTGTCCCGCGCGAGCGCAACGCCAACGACGCCACCGCCAAGGACATCCAGGCGGTGCTGCTGTGGCAGGCCGATGACAAGACCACGGTGCGCACGCGCGCCTGGTATTTCAGCACCGACCAGAAGTACCTCAACGTCATCAACTCGCTCGATCCGCCGTTCGCCTCTTTCCAGGGCGATGTCGTCGGCTTCGACCGTCGCCGCGCCTGGTATGCGTCGAACACCATCACCCGCGAGATCGGCGATTTCACGCTGACCAACGCGACCTCCTACCAGAAGTCGCTTCCCGGCGGTTTCCAGGTCGGTCTCAACCTCGGCGCGCCGCTGGGCATCGGGGTTCTCGAAAATGGCGGCGATGCGCGCAACTTCGTCAACGAACTGCGGCTGGCGACCTCGACCCCCGGTCCGTTCAAGGGCGTTGCCGGGATCTTCTACCAGAACGCCCGCAGCCTCTATACCTTCAACCTGACCTTCCCGGCCTTTGCGCTGAGCGGGCGGACGATCACCAAGACCGAAAACGCGGCGCTGTTCACCGAAGCCAGCTACGAGCTGTTCGACGGCCTGATCACGCCGCTGGTCGGCCTTCGCTACTTCAAGGACGAGCGCGAATCGGATTCGATCTCGAACGGCGTTGCGGTGGCCAGCCGGGCCAAGCCCGATGCGCTGACCTGGCGTGCCAACATCGCGATCAATCCGTCGCCCGACTGGATGATGTTCTTCAACGCCGGAACGGGCTTCCGCAGCGGTATCCTGCAATCGCAGGCACAGGCCGATGCGGTGATCGCCGATGGCGTGCCCAGCGACATCTCGCTTACGCCGGACAAGTTGCGCAACCTCGAAGTGGGCGTCAAGGGATCGCTGTTCGATGGCGCACTGCGCGTCGCGGTCAGCCTGTACGACATCAAGTACACCAACATCCAGAGCGCATTCAACACCTCGATCGGCCTGTCGGCGTTCGCCAATCTGGGCGACGGCAAGGCGCAGGGGATCGATATCGAGGCGACCTGGCGCACGCCGCTGCCCGGCCTCACGATCAACGCCATCGGCAACATCAACGATTCCAAGTTCACCCGCGTGCGCCCCGCCTTTGCCGGTGCCGATCCGCGCATCGCCAACGGGCTGAGGTTGCTCAACACGCCCGAGCACAACTTCCGCCTGGATGCGAGCTACGAGCGCAAGATCGGCAATGTCGAACTCTTCGCCACCAGTTCGGCCACCTTTATCGGCCGATCGCGGCTGGGCGATGCGGTGGTCGACGAGATCGATCCGTACGAGCTGTATCAGGCCAGCCTGGGCGTGCGCTTCGACCGCTATGAAGTGCGGCTGTTCGGCGACAACCTGTCCGATCTGCGCGGACCGACTTCTGCCAACGGCCCGACGCTGCTGGCCGGGCCCCGCCCGCGCACCTTCGGCATCACCTTCCGCGTCAATACCAACTGA